One part of the Pseudomonas sp. MYb118 genome encodes these proteins:
- a CDS encoding cation:proton antiporter, giving the protein MHAISFIQDLAVIMLVAGVVTVLFHRLKQPVVLGYIVAGFIIGPHTPPFGLIHDEETIKTLAELGVIFLMFCLGLEFSLRKLFKVGATAFIAAFLEIVLMIWIGYEIGSWFEWNTMDSLFLGAILAISSTTIIVKALNDLKMKNERFAQLIFGVLIVEDILGIGIIALLSSIAVSGTVSSGEVFSTVGKLSLFMIVALVIGILLVPRLLAYVAKFESNEMLLITVLGLCFGFCLLVVKLEYSMVLGAFLIGAIMAESRQLLKIERLVEPVRDLFSAIFFVAIGLMLDPMILLQYAWPIAVITVAVVLGKMLSCGLGSFIAGNDGRTSLRVGMGLSQIGEFSFIIAALGMTLQVTSNFLYPVAVAVSVITTLLTPYLIRAADPLSIKLAAVMPQRMSRVLGMYGEWLRNIQPQGEGALLASMIRRILLQVGVNLALVVAIFFSGAYFATRISTYLQDWINDPSWQKALIWGGALLLSLPFLIAAYRKLKALSMLLAEMGVKPEMAGRHTQRVRRVISEVIPILSLLVIFLLLSALSASILPTNKLLVLIAVVAAGVAALLWRWFIRVHTRMQVALLDTLDNHKDSSGH; this is encoded by the coding sequence ATGCATGCCATCAGTTTTATTCAGGATCTGGCAGTGATCATGCTGGTCGCGGGCGTGGTGACCGTGTTGTTCCATCGGCTCAAGCAGCCGGTGGTATTGGGCTACATCGTCGCGGGTTTCATCATCGGCCCGCATACGCCACCGTTCGGCCTGATCCACGACGAAGAAACCATCAAGACCCTCGCCGAGCTCGGGGTGATCTTCCTGATGTTCTGCCTGGGCCTGGAGTTCAGCCTGCGCAAGCTGTTCAAAGTGGGCGCCACGGCGTTCATCGCGGCGTTCCTGGAAATCGTGCTGATGATCTGGATCGGCTACGAAATCGGCAGCTGGTTCGAATGGAACACCATGGATTCGCTGTTCCTCGGCGCCATCCTGGCGATTTCCTCGACCACCATCATCGTCAAGGCGCTCAACGACCTGAAGATGAAGAACGAGCGCTTTGCGCAGTTGATCTTCGGCGTGCTGATCGTCGAGGACATCCTCGGTATCGGCATCATCGCCCTGTTGTCGAGCATTGCGGTCAGCGGTACGGTCAGCTCCGGCGAGGTGTTCTCCACGGTCGGCAAGTTGTCGCTGTTCATGATCGTCGCCCTGGTGATCGGCATCCTGCTGGTGCCGCGACTGCTGGCCTACGTGGCGAAGTTCGAAAGCAACGAGATGCTGCTGATCACCGTGTTGGGCCTGTGCTTCGGCTTCTGCCTGCTGGTGGTCAAACTCGAGTACAGCATGGTGCTGGGCGCGTTCCTGATTGGCGCGATCATGGCCGAGTCGCGGCAATTGCTGAAGATCGAACGTCTGGTCGAACCGGTCCGCGACCTGTTCAGCGCAATCTTCTTCGTGGCCATCGGCTTGATGCTCGACCCGATGATCCTGCTGCAATATGCGTGGCCGATTGCGGTCATCACCGTGGCCGTGGTGCTCGGCAAGATGCTGTCCTGCGGCCTGGGCTCCTTTATCGCCGGCAATGACGGACGCACCTCGCTGCGGGTAGGGATGGGCCTTTCGCAGATCGGCGAATTCTCCTTCATCATCGCGGCGCTGGGCATGACCTTGCAGGTCACCAGCAACTTCCTCTACCCGGTGGCCGTCGCGGTGTCGGTCATCACCACGCTGCTGACGCCTTACCTGATCCGCGCGGCAGACCCGCTGTCGATCAAGCTGGCGGCGGTGATGCCGCAGCGCATGAGTCGCGTGCTGGGAATGTATGGCGAATGGCTGCGCAACATCCAGCCGCAAGGCGAGGGAGCGCTGCTGGCGTCGATGATCCGGCGGATTCTGTTGCAGGTGGGGGTCAACCTGGCGCTGGTGGTGGCGATCTTCTTCTCGGGTGCCTACTTCGCCACGCGCATCTCCACTTACCTGCAAGACTGGATCAATGACCCGAGCTGGCAGAAGGCGTTGATCTGGGGCGGGGCGTTGCTGCTGTCGCTGCCGTTCCTGATTGCCGCCTATCGCAAGCTCAAGGCGCTGTCGATGCTGCTGGCGGAGATGGGGGTGAAGCCGGAAATGGCCGGGCGCCACACGCAGCGAGTGCGTCGGGTGATCTCCGAGGTGATCCCGATTCTCTCGCTGTTGGTGATCTTCCTGCTGTTGTCGGCCTTGTCGGCCAGTATCCTGCCGACCAACAAGCTGCTGGTGCTGATTGCCGTGGTGGCCGCTGGTGTGGCCGCACTGCTGTGGCGCTGGTTCATCCGCGTGCACACGCGGATGCAGGTGGCGTTGCTCGATACCCTGGACAACCACAAGGACTCATCCGGGCATTGA